From a region of the Fimbriiglobus ruber genome:
- the uppP gene encoding undecaprenyl-diphosphatase UppP produces MPIWEAILLGIVQGLTEFLPISSTAHLLLVRQLLGHKTPEDAFTTVIQLGTLFAVLWYFRADILHLTRAVLRDFATFRFASTPDSRMAWLIVLGTVPVVVVGMVAKKWLKGTFYDLPTMALVAIIFALLMAAAEIWVRVRRDRGLVPIEENRIGWKEALWVGCWQVLALMPGASRSGTTITGGLFAGLDRRAAARFSFLLSLPAVFGAGVKEMYDEYKLLKHPDGPQGLFASGDDLIALAVGLVVSGVVGYVSIAWLLGFLRRYSMAVFVVYRLVLGLTILALLAAGVVKG; encoded by the coding sequence ATGCCGATCTGGGAAGCGATCCTGCTCGGGATAGTGCAGGGGTTGACCGAGTTTCTCCCCATCAGCAGTACCGCCCACTTGCTGCTCGTCCGCCAGCTCCTCGGGCACAAAACCCCGGAGGACGCGTTCACTACCGTCATCCAACTCGGGACGTTGTTCGCCGTGCTGTGGTATTTTCGCGCGGACATTCTGCATCTGACTCGCGCGGTCCTGAGAGATTTCGCCACCTTCCGCTTCGCCAGCACCCCGGACTCCCGGATGGCGTGGCTCATCGTGCTGGGCACCGTCCCGGTCGTGGTCGTGGGCATGGTCGCGAAGAAATGGCTGAAGGGCACCTTCTACGATCTGCCGACGATGGCCCTCGTGGCGATCATCTTCGCACTGCTCATGGCGGCCGCCGAGATCTGGGTGCGCGTTCGTCGCGACCGGGGGCTCGTGCCGATCGAGGAGAACCGGATCGGGTGGAAGGAAGCGCTGTGGGTCGGCTGCTGGCAGGTGCTGGCGCTCATGCCCGGGGCGAGTCGGTCGGGGACCACGATCACAGGCGGGCTTTTCGCCGGCCTGGACCGCCGGGCGGCGGCCCGCTTCTCGTTCCTGCTGTCGCTGCCGGCCGTGTTCGGGGCGGGGGTCAAGGAAATGTACGACGAGTACAAGTTGTTGAAGCACCCGGACGGCCCGCAGGGGCTGTTCGCCTCGGGCGACGATCTGATCGCCCTCGCCGTCGGGCTGGTCGTCTCCGGGGTCGTGGGCTACGTCTCGATCGCGTGGCTGCTCGGGTTCCTCAGGCGGTACTCGATGGCCGTCTTCGTCGTTTACCGCCTGGTTCTCGGGCTCACGATTCTCGCGCTCCTCGCCGCGGGCGTCGTGAAAGGATAG